A window from Pseudomonas campi encodes these proteins:
- a CDS encoding tRNA dihydrouridine synthase encodes MQIALAPMEGLVDEILRDVLTRVGGIDWCVTEFIRVSDRLLPASHFRKLAPELGTGARTRSGTPLRVQLLGSDPVCLAENAAYACELGAPVIDLNFGCPAKTVNKSRGGAVLLKEPELLHAILSEVRRAVPRDIPVTAKMRLGFDSPDGALDCARALADGGAGQIVVHARTKTDGYKPPAHWEWVARVQEAVAVPVYANGEIWSLDDWRRCREVSGVEDIMLGRGLVSRPDLARQIAAARTGQELEPLSWIDLQPLLQDFWQQARRKIAPRYAPGRLKQWLAMLTRSYPEALTLFTAMRRETDCERLDALLGCQSTARLADAEPCTELS; translated from the coding sequence GTGCAAATAGCCCTGGCACCCATGGAAGGCCTGGTCGATGAAATCCTCCGCGATGTGCTGACCCGTGTCGGCGGCATCGACTGGTGCGTGACCGAGTTCATCCGGGTCAGCGACCGCCTGCTGCCGGCCTCGCACTTTCGCAAGCTTGCCCCGGAGCTGGGTACGGGCGCGCGTACGCGCAGCGGCACACCGTTGCGGGTGCAGCTGCTCGGCTCCGATCCCGTATGCCTGGCAGAAAACGCCGCCTATGCCTGCGAACTGGGCGCGCCGGTCATCGACCTGAACTTCGGTTGCCCGGCCAAGACGGTGAACAAGTCGCGCGGCGGCGCCGTGCTGCTCAAGGAGCCGGAGCTGCTGCACGCGATTCTCAGCGAAGTGCGCCGCGCCGTACCGCGGGATATCCCGGTAACGGCGAAAATGCGCCTGGGCTTCGACAGCCCGGATGGCGCCCTGGATTGCGCCAGGGCCCTGGCCGATGGCGGCGCCGGGCAGATCGTGGTGCATGCGCGGACCAAGACCGATGGCTACAAGCCGCCCGCGCACTGGGAATGGGTGGCGCGGGTGCAGGAGGCGGTGGCCGTGCCGGTATACGCCAATGGCGAGATCTGGAGCCTCGACGACTGGCGGCGCTGCCGCGAAGTCAGTGGTGTCGAGGACATCATGCTCGGCCGCGGCCTGGTGTCACGGCCCGACCTGGCCCGGCAGATCGCCGCCGCCCGCACTGGGCAGGAGCTCGAGCCGCTGAGTTGGATAGATCTGCAACCGCTGCTGCAGGACTTCTGGCAACAGGCGCGGCGCAAGATCGCCCCCCGCTATGCGCCGGGCCGGCTCAAACAGTGGCTGGCCATGCTCACTCGCAGTTACCCGGAGGCGCTGACGCTGTTCACGGCCATGCGCCGCGAGACCGACTGTGAACGGCTGGATGCCTTGCTCGGTTGCCAGAGCACGGCGCGGCTTGCCGATGCCGAACCTTGTACTGAGCTGTCCTGA
- a CDS encoding beta (1-6) glucans synthase — translation MSQPDRSLALPYLFASLLAMLALAALWYAIGRPVVLADAATPTHKLQCASYTPFGKDQSPFQQPFVLRPELVDADLALLAQRFTCIRTYSQIGLEAIPELARKHGLKMLAGAWVSSNPVDSAKEVAALIDTANRYPDVVDAVIVGNEVLLRKETTPEHLVELIGQVKAAVKQPVTYADVWEFWLEHPEVAPAVDFLTIHLLPYWEDDPSSIERALHKVAEVRQTFGNAYAPKDILIGETGWPSEGRQRETALPSRVNEALFMRGFVKLAEEHGWRYNLIEAFDQPWKRDSEGAVGGYWGLFDADRGDKGILAGPVSNLPHWPLWLALSGVLLAATLLFAGRPASRRAALLLPLAAALGGACIAGWSELASITSRSTGEWLWALALLLLNLIVLAHISLALSARNGWRAGLFAWLEARAGWWLAASGFAGAVLMLGLVFDARYRSFPSVALLLPALVYLCRPVHGPRREIALLALLIGAGIAPQLYQEGPHNLQAIGWAISSVLLVAALWRSLRLKRS, via the coding sequence ATGAGCCAGCCCGATCGTTCCCTAGCACTGCCCTACCTGTTTGCCAGCCTGCTCGCCATGCTGGCCCTCGCTGCCCTCTGGTACGCGATTGGCCGTCCGGTCGTGCTGGCCGATGCCGCCACACCGACACACAAGCTGCAGTGCGCTTCCTACACGCCGTTCGGCAAGGATCAGTCACCCTTCCAGCAGCCATTCGTGCTGCGCCCGGAACTGGTGGATGCCGACCTGGCCCTGCTGGCCCAGCGTTTCACCTGCATCCGTACTTACTCGCAGATCGGCCTGGAAGCCATTCCCGAGCTGGCCCGCAAACATGGCCTGAAGATGCTCGCCGGCGCCTGGGTCAGCAGCAATCCGGTCGATAGCGCCAAGGAAGTCGCGGCGCTGATCGACACCGCCAATCGCTATCCCGATGTGGTCGACGCGGTGATCGTCGGCAACGAAGTGCTGCTGCGCAAGGAAACCACCCCCGAACACCTGGTCGAGCTGATCGGCCAGGTCAAGGCCGCGGTCAAACAGCCCGTGACCTATGCCGATGTCTGGGAGTTCTGGCTGGAACACCCCGAGGTGGCGCCCGCGGTGGACTTCCTCACCATCCACCTGCTGCCCTATTGGGAAGATGACCCGAGCAGCATCGAGCGCGCCCTGCACAAGGTCGCCGAGGTGCGCCAGACCTTCGGCAACGCCTACGCACCCAAGGACATCCTGATCGGTGAAACCGGTTGGCCGAGTGAAGGCCGCCAGCGCGAAACCGCCCTGCCAAGCCGGGTCAACGAAGCGCTGTTCATGCGTGGTTTCGTCAAACTGGCCGAGGAACATGGCTGGCGCTACAACCTGATCGAGGCCTTCGATCAACCCTGGAAGCGTGACAGCGAAGGTGCCGTTGGCGGTTACTGGGGCCTGTTCGATGCCGATCGCGGCGACAAGGGCATCCTCGCCGGCCCTGTCTCCAACCTGCCGCACTGGCCGCTGTGGCTGGCACTCAGTGGCGTGCTGCTGGCGGCGACCCTGCTGTTCGCCGGGCGGCCGGCTTCGCGCCGCGCCGCCCTGTTGCTGCCGCTGGCCGCCGCCCTGGGCGGTGCCTGTATCGCCGGCTGGAGCGAGCTGGCCAGCATCACCAGCCGCAGCACCGGCGAATGGCTGTGGGCGCTCGCCCTGCTGCTGCTCAACCTGATCGTGCTGGCGCATATCAGCCTGGCCTTGTCCGCCCGCAACGGCTGGCGCGCCGGTCTGTTCGCCTGGCTGGAAGCCCGTGCTGGCTGGTGGCTGGCGGCCAGCGGCTTTGCTGGCGCGGTGTTGATGCTGGGGCTGGTGTTCGACGCGCGCTATCGCAGCTTCCCCAGCGTGGCCCTGCTGCTGCCGGCACTGGTTTACCTGTGCCGCCCGGTGCACGGCCCGCGCCGGGAAATCGCCCTGCTCGCCCTGCTGATCGGCGCCGGCATCGCCCCGCAGCTGTACCAGGAAGGGCCACACAATCTGCAGGCCATCGGCTGGGCGATCAGTTCGGTACTGCTGGTCGCGGCACTGTGGCGCAGCCTGCGCCTCAAGCGCAGCTGA
- a CDS encoding DUF2061 domain-containing protein, which yields MLKTITFTLMHFCIAFGVTYALTGSVAASGLVAAIEPLCNSVGFYFHEKVWQRFERRGAQKSVIPQHAWLHHQA from the coding sequence ATGCTCAAGACCATCACCTTCACCCTTATGCACTTCTGCATTGCGTTCGGCGTAACCTACGCACTCACCGGCAGCGTGGCGGCCAGTGGCCTGGTGGCAGCGATCGAGCCGCTGTGCAACTCGGTAGGGTTCTACTTCCACGAAAAAGTCTGGCAGCGCTTCGAGCGGCGTGGCGCGCAGAAGTCAGTCATCCCCCAGCATGCGTGGTTGCACCACCAGGCATGA
- a CDS encoding DUF485 domain-containing protein produces the protein MNDSIYKRIEQNPQFQELVAKRERFAWILSAIMLGLYVAFILLIAFEPQLLGTRISADSPITWGIPMGVGLIISAFVLTGIYVQRANGEFDTLNQSILDEVQK, from the coding sequence ATGAACGACAGCATCTACAAGCGGATTGAACAGAATCCGCAATTCCAGGAGTTGGTCGCCAAGCGCGAACGCTTCGCCTGGATCCTTTCCGCCATCATGCTCGGCCTGTACGTGGCCTTCATCCTGCTCATCGCCTTCGAGCCACAGCTGCTCGGTACCCGCATCAGTGCGGATTCGCCGATTACCTGGGGCATTCCCATGGGTGTGGGCCTGATCATCTCGGCCTTCGTGCTGACCGGTATCTATGTGCAGCGCGCCAATGGCGAGTTCGACACCCTGAACCAGTCCATTCTCGACGAGGTGCAGAAATGA
- a CDS encoding cation acetate symporter codes for MIARLLTAIGLMALAPALWAAGALEGEVQRQPLNTSAIVMFLAFVGATLYITYWASKRNTSTSDFYTAGGSITGFQNGLAIAGDYMSAASFLGISALVFTSGYDGLIYSIGFLVGWPVILFLIAERLRNLGKYTFADVASYRLGQTQIRTLSASGSLVVVAFYLIAQMVGAGKLIQLLFGLEYHVAVILVGILMVLYVLFGGMLATTWVQIIKAVLLLSGASFMALMVMKHVDFDFARLFSEAIAVHPKGEAIMSPGGLVKDPISAISLGLALMFGTAGLPHILMRFFTVSDAKEARKSVFYATGFIGYFYILTFIIGFGAILLVSTNPAFKDATGALLGGNNMAAVHLANAVGGSWFLGFISAVAFATILAVVAGLTLAGASAVSHDLYASVIKKGKANEKDELRVSKITTVALGILAIGLGIAFEKQNIAFMVGLAFSIAASCNFPVLILSMYWKKLTTRGAMVGGWLGLITAVGLMILGPTVWVQVLGNAEAIFPYEYPALFSMAIAFTGIWFFSITDKSVAAGEERARFYSQFVRSQTGLGASGAVAH; via the coding sequence ATGATCGCGCGTCTTCTTACCGCCATCGGCCTGATGGCACTGGCCCCAGCACTCTGGGCCGCCGGTGCACTGGAAGGTGAAGTGCAGCGCCAGCCGCTGAACACTTCGGCCATCGTCATGTTCCTCGCCTTTGTCGGCGCCACGCTGTACATCACCTATTGGGCGTCGAAGCGCAACACCTCGACCTCCGACTTCTACACCGCCGGCGGCAGCATCACCGGTTTCCAGAACGGCCTGGCGATTGCCGGCGACTACATGTCGGCGGCCTCGTTCCTGGGTATTTCCGCGCTGGTGTTCACCTCTGGCTATGACGGCCTGATCTACTCGATCGGCTTCCTGGTCGGCTGGCCGGTGATCCTGTTCCTGATCGCCGAACGCCTGCGCAACCTCGGCAAGTACACCTTCGCCGACGTGGCTTCCTACCGTCTCGGCCAGACCCAGATCCGCACCCTGTCTGCCAGCGGTTCGCTGGTGGTGGTGGCCTTCTACCTGATCGCGCAGATGGTCGGCGCCGGTAAGCTGATCCAGCTGCTGTTCGGCCTCGAATACCATGTGGCGGTGATCCTGGTCGGCATCCTGATGGTGCTCTACGTGCTGTTCGGCGGCATGCTGGCGACCACCTGGGTACAGATCATCAAGGCCGTGCTGCTGCTTTCCGGTGCCTCGTTCATGGCGCTGATGGTGATGAAGCACGTCGATTTCGACTTCGCCCGCCTGTTCAGTGAAGCCATCGCCGTACACCCGAAAGGCGAAGCGATCATGAGCCCCGGCGGCCTGGTGAAAGACCCGATCTCGGCGATTTCCCTCGGTCTGGCGCTGATGTTCGGTACCGCTGGCCTGCCGCACATCCTGATGCGCTTCTTCACCGTGAGCGATGCCAAGGAAGCGCGCAAGTCGGTGTTCTACGCCACCGGTTTCATCGGCTACTTCTACATTCTGACCTTCATCATCGGCTTCGGCGCGATCCTGCTGGTCAGCACCAACCCGGCCTTCAAGGACGCCACCGGTGCTCTGCTCGGCGGTAACAACATGGCGGCAGTGCATCTGGCCAACGCGGTGGGCGGTAGCTGGTTCCTCGGCTTCATCTCCGCTGTGGCGTTCGCCACCATCCTCGCCGTGGTGGCCGGTCTGACCCTGGCCGGTGCGTCGGCGGTGTCTCATGACCTGTATGCCAGCGTGATCAAGAAAGGCAAAGCCAACGAGAAAGATGAACTGCGCGTATCGAAAATCACCACCGTGGCACTCGGCATCCTGGCCATCGGCCTGGGCATCGCGTTCGAGAAGCAGAACATCGCCTTCATGGTCGGTCTGGCCTTCTCCATCGCGGCCAGCTGCAACTTCCCGGTACTGATTCTCTCCATGTACTGGAAGAAGCTGACCACCCGTGGCGCCATGGTTGGCGGCTGGCTGGGCCTGATCACCGCCGTGGGCCTGATGATTCTCGGCCCAACCGTGTGGGTGCAGGTGCTCGGCAATGCCGAAGCGATCTTCCCCTACGAGTACCCGGCACTGTTCTCCATGGCGATTGCCTTCACCGGTATCTGGTTCTTCTCGATCACCGACAAGTCCGTTGCCGCCGGCGAGGAACGTGCACGTTTCTACTCGCAGTTCGTCCGCTCGCAGACCGGCCTGGGCGCCAGTGGTGCGGTCGCGCACTAA
- a CDS encoding low molecular weight protein tyrosine phosphatase family protein codes for MPRVLFICSRNRLRSPTAEQVFASWPGVQSDSAGLSPDAEQVLSLEQVQWAELIFVMEAVHGRRLKQRFAAALKGKRVICLDIPDNYDFMQLELVRLLEQKVGALLR; via the coding sequence TTGCCGCGCGTATTGTTTATCTGCAGCCGCAACCGCCTGCGCAGCCCGACGGCGGAGCAAGTGTTTGCCAGTTGGCCGGGTGTACAAAGCGACTCGGCGGGCCTCAGTCCGGATGCCGAACAGGTGCTGTCGCTGGAGCAGGTGCAGTGGGCCGAACTGATTTTCGTCATGGAAGCGGTGCACGGGCGCCGGCTCAAGCAACGCTTCGCCGCCGCGCTGAAAGGCAAGCGGGTGATCTGTCTGGATATTCCCGACAATTACGATTTCATGCAGCTGGAGTTGGTGCGCCTGCTGGAGCAGAAGGTAGGCGCCTTGCTGCGCTGA
- a CDS encoding STM3941 family protein, producing MNAALQPELSLPLVLYPARGKTLLLLLGCLLFSGVGVWMVLNGVLLGYFCALLFALGALVFLMQLHPRAAYLHLDEQGFTYCSLFRAHRIAWVAVTGFAVVRISSNSLVAWNFAQGHVPHGRGVAISQALSGYHSALPDTYGLRAEVLAQQLNSLCLTRRLAMR from the coding sequence ATGAACGCAGCCCTGCAGCCTGAGCTGAGTTTGCCGCTGGTGCTCTATCCCGCGCGCGGGAAAACCCTGCTTCTGCTGCTGGGGTGCCTGCTGTTCAGCGGGGTGGGCGTATGGATGGTGCTCAACGGCGTGCTGCTCGGTTATTTCTGTGCGCTGCTATTTGCCCTGGGCGCATTGGTGTTTCTCATGCAGTTGCATCCGCGTGCTGCTTATCTGCATCTGGATGAGCAGGGCTTCACCTACTGCAGTCTGTTTCGTGCGCACCGTATTGCCTGGGTCGCGGTGACCGGTTTCGCGGTGGTGCGCATCAGCAGCAACTCGCTGGTGGCCTGGAATTTCGCCCAGGGCCATGTGCCGCACGGTCGTGGTGTGGCAATTTCGCAGGCGCTGTCGGGTTACCACAGTGCCTTGCCGGATACTTATGGTCTGCGCGCCGAGGTGTTGGCGCAGCAGCTCAATAGCTTGTGCCTGACCCGGCGCTTAGCCATGCGCTGA
- a CDS encoding VOC family protein, producing MPADRKIDYIELPARDLLLAKAFYNSVFGWQFVDYGPEYCAFNDGRLDGGFYKANLNATTANGSVLVVLYADDLEAVLARVREGGGCIVKDIFSFPGGRRFQFADPNGNELAVWSEH from the coding sequence ATGCCCGCAGACCGCAAGATCGACTATATCGAGTTGCCCGCCAGGGATCTGCTGCTGGCCAAGGCGTTCTACAACAGCGTATTCGGCTGGCAGTTCGTCGATTACGGACCGGAGTATTGCGCCTTCAATGACGGACGCCTGGACGGAGGTTTCTACAAGGCCAACCTGAATGCCACCACCGCCAATGGCTCGGTGCTGGTGGTGCTCTACGCCGATGACCTGGAAGCCGTGCTGGCGCGGGTGCGCGAGGGTGGTGGGTGCATCGTCAAGGATATCTTCAGCTTCCCCGGTGGCCGCCGCTTCCAGTTCGCCGATCCGAATGGGAATGAGCTGGCGGTCTGGTCCGAGCACTGA
- a CDS encoding peptidylprolyl isomerase: MLNKLALAACSLLLSLNLMAAETATENPHVLLTTSLGEVEIELAADKAPISAKNFLAYVESGFYDGTQFHRVIPGFMIQGGGFDADMGEKDTQDPIKNEADNGLRNLRGTLAMARTQVVDSATSQFFINHKDNAFLDHGGRDFGYAVFGKVVRGMEVVDKIAQVPTGNRGMHQNVPRQPVLIISAKKL, translated from the coding sequence ATGCTCAACAAACTTGCCCTCGCCGCCTGCAGCCTGCTGCTCAGCCTCAATCTGATGGCCGCCGAGACTGCCACCGAGAACCCCCATGTGCTGCTGACCACCAGCCTCGGTGAAGTCGAAATCGAGCTGGCCGCCGACAAGGCACCGATCAGCGCCAAGAACTTCCTCGCCTATGTGGAATCCGGTTTCTATGACGGCACCCAGTTCCACCGGGTGATCCCCGGCTTCATGATCCAGGGCGGCGGCTTCGATGCCGACATGGGCGAAAAAGACACCCAGGACCCGATCAAGAACGAGGCCGATAACGGCCTGCGCAACCTGCGTGGCACCCTGGCCATGGCCCGCACCCAGGTAGTCGACTCGGCCACCAGCCAGTTCTTCATCAACCACAAGGACAACGCCTTCCTCGATCACGGCGGCCGCGACTTCGGCTATGCGGTGTTCGGCAAGGTAGTGCGCGGCATGGAAGTAGTCGACAAGATCGCCCAGGTCCCGACCGGCAACCGCGGCATGCACCAGAACGTACCGCGCCAACCGGTGCTGATCATTTCCGCGAAGAAGCTTTAA
- a CDS encoding alpha/beta fold hydrolase yields the protein MSYFEHAGCQLHFEDHGQGSPLLLIHGLGSSTCDWEYQVPLLSRSHRVIALDVRGHGRSGKPREAYSIAQFADDAAALIEHLSLGKVHLVGISMGGMIAFQLGVDRPELLHSLTIVNSTPEVRAKSLGDWWQLGKRWALSRLLSLETIGKGLGRILFPRPEQAELRQKIEQRWPQNDKRAYLASLDAIIGWSVREHLGRITCPTLVISGDRDYTPVAHKQSYVELLPDARLVIIQQSRHATPMDQPEQFNTTLLSFIGSVEKT from the coding sequence ATGTCTTATTTCGAACACGCCGGCTGCCAACTGCACTTCGAGGACCATGGGCAGGGCAGCCCACTGCTACTGATTCATGGCCTCGGTTCAAGTACCTGTGACTGGGAATACCAGGTGCCGCTGCTCAGCCGCAGCCACCGGGTGATTGCCCTCGACGTGCGTGGCCACGGCCGCTCCGGCAAGCCACGCGAAGCCTACAGCATCGCGCAGTTTGCCGACGACGCGGCCGCACTGATCGAGCACCTCAGCCTCGGCAAGGTGCACCTGGTCGGCATTTCCATGGGCGGCATGATCGCCTTCCAGCTTGGCGTCGACCGCCCTGAGCTGCTGCACAGCCTGACCATCGTCAACAGCACCCCGGAAGTCCGCGCCAAGAGCCTGGGCGACTGGTGGCAGTTGGGCAAGCGCTGGGCACTCTCGCGCCTGCTCAGCCTGGAGACCATTGGCAAGGGCCTGGGCCGCATCCTCTTCCCTCGTCCGGAACAGGCCGAGCTACGGCAGAAGATCGAGCAACGCTGGCCGCAGAACGACAAGCGCGCCTACCTCGCCAGCCTCGATGCCATCATCGGCTGGAGTGTGCGGGAACACCTGGGCCGCATCACCTGTCCTACGTTGGTGATCAGCGGTGATCGCGACTACACCCCGGTGGCGCACAAGCAAAGCTACGTCGAGCTGCTGCCCGACGCGCGCCTGGTGATCATCCAGCAGTCGCGCCACGCCACGCCGATGGATCAACCCGAGCAGTTCAACACGACCCTGCTGAGCTTTATTGGCTCAGTTGAAAAAACCTGA
- a CDS encoding LysR family transcriptional regulator, with product MKAPRVTLDQWRTLQAVVDHNGFAQAADVLHRSQSSVSYTVARMQEQLGVPLLRIDGRKAVLTEAGEVLLRRSRQLVKQASQLEDLAHYMEQGWEAEVRLVVDAAYPNARLVRALSAFIPQSRGCRVRLREEVLSGVEEVLLEGTADLAITGLNIAGYLGTELCSIEFVAVAHPDHALHRLQRELTFQDLESQMQVVIRDSGRTQPRDVGWLGAEQRWTVGSLPTAASFVSSGLGFAWLPRHLIERELREGLLKPLPLAQGGTRNPSFSLYANKEKPLGPATQILVELIKTFDAAPLDAPFAAPLPAN from the coding sequence ATGAAAGCGCCCCGTGTCACCCTTGATCAATGGCGCACGCTGCAGGCGGTGGTCGACCACAACGGCTTCGCCCAGGCCGCCGACGTGTTGCATCGCTCGCAATCCTCGGTGAGCTACACGGTGGCGCGCATGCAGGAGCAGCTCGGCGTGCCGCTGCTGCGCATCGACGGACGCAAGGCGGTGCTGACCGAGGCCGGCGAAGTGCTGTTGCGCCGCTCGCGGCAGCTGGTCAAACAGGCCAGCCAGCTGGAAGACCTCGCCCATTATATGGAGCAGGGCTGGGAAGCCGAGGTGCGCCTTGTGGTCGATGCCGCCTACCCCAACGCCCGCCTGGTCCGCGCCCTCTCCGCCTTTATCCCGCAGAGCCGCGGTTGCCGTGTGCGCCTGCGCGAGGAAGTGCTGTCGGGGGTCGAGGAAGTGTTGCTGGAAGGCACCGCCGACCTGGCCATCACCGGCCTGAACATCGCCGGCTACCTGGGCACCGAGCTGTGCAGCATCGAATTCGTCGCCGTCGCCCATCCTGATCACGCCCTGCACCGCCTACAGCGAGAACTGACTTTTCAGGATCTGGAGAGCCAGATGCAGGTGGTGATCCGCGACTCCGGCCGCACCCAGCCACGTGATGTCGGCTGGCTCGGTGCAGAGCAGCGCTGGACGGTCGGCAGCCTGCCCACCGCCGCCTCCTTCGTCAGCAGCGGCCTGGGCTTTGCCTGGTTGCCGCGCCACCTGATCGAACGCGAGCTGCGCGAAGGCCTGCTCAAGCCCCTGCCCTTGGCTCAGGGCGGCACGCGCAATCCCTCCTTCTCGCTGTATGCCAACAAGGAAAAACCCCTGGGCCCGGCCACGCAGATCCTCGTCGAACTGATCAAGACCTTCGATGCCGCCCCACTCGATGCGCCGTTCGCCGCGCCCCTGCCCGCCAACTGA
- a CDS encoding 3-phosphoglycerate kinase, translating to MKKLCLALVTLLPLTAVAYPVEMNKQMNGAEVSATLEDIDSDIGSVMLYNYGQRAAQCKATFRNGPDAPRTRKIDLAPGQNSNLTVKFGRQVIKLRVDLTCKPI from the coding sequence ATGAAAAAGCTTTGCCTGGCTCTGGTCACTCTGTTGCCGCTCACCGCCGTGGCTTATCCGGTGGAAATGAACAAGCAGATGAATGGCGCCGAAGTGTCGGCGACGCTTGAGGATATCGACAGCGATATCGGCTCGGTGATGCTCTACAACTACGGTCAGCGGGCTGCCCAGTGCAAGGCCACGTTCCGCAATGGCCCGGATGCGCCGCGTACGCGCAAGATCGATCTGGCGCCGGGGCAGAACAGCAATCTGACGGTGAAGTTCGGTCGTCAGGTGATCAAGCTGCGCGTCGACCTGACCTGCAAGCCCATCTGA
- a CDS encoding FMN-dependent NADH-azoreductase, whose protein sequence is MSRVLVIESSARKEGSVSRQLTADFIGQWQAANPQDQIQVRDLAVEQVPHLDIDLLSGWMKPADQQNEVEKAAAARSNLLTDELLAADVLVLAAPMYNFAIPSTLKSWLDHVLRAGVTFKYTETGPQGLLTGKRAYVLTARGGVYSGSAMDHQEPYLRQALAFVGIHDVTFIHAEGLNMGAEFLEKGLAQAREQLAKVA, encoded by the coding sequence ATGTCCCGTGTCCTGGTTATCGAAAGCAGCGCCCGCAAAGAAGGTTCCGTATCCCGTCAGCTGACCGCCGATTTCATCGGTCAGTGGCAAGCCGCCAATCCGCAGGATCAGATCCAGGTCCGCGACCTGGCCGTGGAGCAGGTGCCGCATCTGGATATCGACCTGCTCAGTGGCTGGATGAAGCCGGCCGACCAGCAGAACGAAGTGGAGAAGGCCGCTGCAGCCCGTTCCAATCTGCTCACCGACGAACTGCTGGCCGCCGATGTGCTGGTTCTGGCGGCGCCGATGTACAACTTCGCCATCCCCAGCACCCTGAAATCCTGGCTGGACCATGTGCTGCGTGCCGGCGTCACCTTCAAGTACACCGAAACCGGCCCGCAAGGCCTGCTGACCGGCAAGCGCGCCTATGTGCTGACCGCCCGTGGCGGCGTCTACAGCGGCAGCGCGATGGATCACCAGGAACCCTACCTGCGCCAGGCGCTGGCCTTCGTCGGTATCCATGACGTGACCTTCATCCATGCCGAAGGCCTGAACATGGGCGCCGAGTTCCTCGAGAAGGGCCTGGCCCAGGCGCGCGAGCAGCTGGCCAAGGTCGCTTGA
- the rarD gene encoding EamA family transporter RarD — MYLSGRGVALSVAASVLFVLIPGYVRELAPLDGVQVFAQRILWSIPAVLLLVALARQWTVLAAAFNRLRSEPLLLPALVLAAALMGVQWLLFVWAPLAGRMLEVSLGYFLLPLAMVLVGRLFYGERLRPLQRLAVVCALLGVAHELWLTQAFSWVTLVAALGYPPYFMLRRWMRLDALSGFILEMLVLAPLAIWLIHAHGPLGVFDQAPQLWWLLPGLGLLSALAFGAMMAASRLLPLGLFGILSYVEPVLLFALAVVFLGETFDPLQLWTYAPIWLAVLLTGWDSARLLRKQARQGP, encoded by the coding sequence GTGTATTTGTCGGGTCGTGGTGTGGCGCTGTCGGTGGCGGCGTCGGTGCTGTTCGTGCTGATTCCCGGCTATGTGCGCGAACTGGCACCGCTGGATGGCGTGCAGGTGTTCGCCCAGCGCATTCTCTGGTCGATTCCTGCAGTCCTGCTGCTGGTCGCCCTGGCGCGCCAGTGGACGGTATTGGCCGCAGCGTTTAATCGCCTGCGCAGTGAGCCGCTGCTGTTGCCGGCCCTGGTGCTGGCGGCGGCGTTGATGGGCGTGCAGTGGTTGCTGTTCGTCTGGGCACCGTTGGCTGGGCGCATGCTCGAAGTGTCGCTCGGTTATTTTCTGCTGCCGCTGGCCATGGTCCTGGTCGGCCGCCTGTTCTACGGCGAGCGCCTGCGCCCGCTGCAACGCTTGGCGGTGGTCTGTGCGCTGCTGGGTGTGGCCCATGAGTTGTGGCTGACTCAGGCGTTTTCCTGGGTGACGCTGGTGGCGGCGCTGGGTTATCCGCCGTACTTCATGCTGCGCCGCTGGATGCGCCTGGATGCGCTATCCGGTTTCATCCTGGAGATGCTGGTGCTGGCGCCCCTGGCGATCTGGCTGATCCATGCCCACGGTCCGCTCGGGGTATTCGATCAGGCGCCGCAGCTCTGGTGGTTGCTGCCCGGCCTGGGGCTGCTCAGCGCCCTGGCCTTCGGCGCGATGATGGCAGCCAGTCGCCTGCTGCCGTTGGGCCTGTTCGGTATTCTCAGCTATGTCGAGCCGGTGCTGCTGTTTGCCCTCGCGGTGGTGTTTCTCGGCGAGACCTTCGACCCCCTGCAGTTGTGGACCTATGCACCGATCTGGCTGGCCGTATTGCTGACCGGTTGGGACAGCGCGCGCTTGTTGCGCAAGCAGGCGCGGCAGGGTCCCTAG